A portion of the Clostridia bacterium genome contains these proteins:
- a CDS encoding Zn-ribbon domain-containing OB-fold protein yields MSDTNAIEAFSTARFFQNIREGKLMAVKCKKCGRLALPPRPVCPDCGGQDFDWVELSGKGKIATFTNIAVAPTFMVEKGHGRNNPYFAVIVEFEEGQRLSGYLAGASGIKPEELKIGTPVVLDFALSAKETDPLPTLVFQLA; encoded by the coding sequence ATGAGCGATACCAATGCTATTGAAGCCTTCTCCACCGCTAGGTTCTTCCAAAACATCCGTGAGGGTAAGCTCATGGCGGTTAAATGCAAGAAGTGCGGACGGTTAGCCCTTCCGCCCCGGCCAGTGTGCCCGGATTGCGGCGGTCAAGATTTCGACTGGGTCGAGCTCAGCGGCAAGGGGAAGATAGCCACCTTCACTAACATCGCCGTTGCCCCCACCTTTATGGTGGAAAAGGGCCACGGACGCAATAACCCATACTTTGCGGTGATCGTGGAGTTTGAGGAAGGTCAGCGGCTGAGCGGCTATTTAGCCGGAGCCAGCGGCATTAAGCCTGAGGAGCTAAAGATCGGCACTCCCGTGGTTCTCGATTTCGCTCTGTCGGCCAAGGAAACGGATCCGCTACCCACCCTGGTCTTCCAGCTAGCTTAG
- a CDS encoding phosphate ABC transporter ATP-binding protein: protein MAKDALKKKADGLTLGQATSGSGLKLVKPESQAKITIRDLNLYYGDFHALKNITMDISAHEVTALIGPSGCGKSTFLRTLNRMNDLIPNVRITGTVEIDGRNIYDPSVDVALLRKRVGMVFQKPNPFPMTVYDNVAYGPRIHGIKRRQELDSIVENSLRRAALWDEVRDRLHRSALGLSGGQQQRLCIARLLAVEPDILLMDEPTSALDPISMLKIEELVQKLKQDYTIVIVTHNMQQAARISQRTAFFLNGEVIEYDDTEVIFTRPRDQRTEDYVTGRFG, encoded by the coding sequence ATGGCCAAAGATGCGCTTAAGAAGAAAGCCGACGGCTTGACCTTGGGCCAAGCTACCAGCGGTTCCGGGTTAAAGCTAGTTAAACCTGAGTCCCAGGCCAAGATCACTATTCGTGACTTAAATCTGTATTATGGCGACTTCCACGCCCTTAAGAATATAACCATGGATATTTCTGCCCATGAGGTTACCGCTCTCATCGGTCCTTCCGGTTGCGGCAAGTCCACTTTCCTGCGCACCCTCAACCGGATGAACGATCTGATTCCCAATGTCCGCATTACCGGCACGGTGGAGATCGATGGCCGCAATATTTACGACCCTTCGGTAGATGTGGCTTTGTTACGCAAGCGAGTGGGAATGGTATTTCAAAAGCCCAATCCCTTTCCCATGACCGTATACGACAATGTGGCCTACGGACCCCGTATTCATGGTATCAAGCGCCGGCAGGAATTGGACAGCATTGTTGAGAACAGCTTGCGGCGGGCAGCTCTGTGGGATGAGGTGCGGGACCGCCTGCACCGCTCCGCCCTGGGGCTATCAGGGGGGCAGCAGCAACGCCTTTGCATTGCCCGGTTGCTGGCCGTGGAGCCCGATATCCTGCTCATGGATGAGCCCACCTCCGCTCTAGATCCTATTTCCATGTTGAAGATTGAGGAGCTGGTCCAAAAGCTCAAGCAGGACTACACCATCGTCATCGTTACCCACAATATGCAGCAGGCAGCGCGGATTTCCCAGCGGACGGCGTTTTTCCTAAACGGGGAAGTGATCGAATACGATGATACCGAGGTAATCTTTACTCGGCCCCGCGACCAGCGCACCGAGGATTACGTTACCGGCCGCTTCGGTTAG
- a CDS encoding YbaB/EbfC family nucleoid-associated protein: MPIDWTKLLLGFSGLRKEIMQAKDELEKMRKDVTTPGGEITFTVNGLIEIKAVKINPNLRVHKLTEFEGLLLAGIEQAIEASRSLLAAKAKEKGIDIEKFRSGEIWAAPESEAGEP; encoded by the coding sequence GTGCCAATAGATTGGACCAAACTGCTACTTGGTTTCTCGGGCCTGCGCAAAGAGATCATGCAGGCCAAAGATGAGCTGGAAAAGATGAGGAAAGATGTCACTACTCCGGGAGGCGAGATTACCTTTACCGTTAATGGCCTAATTGAGATCAAGGCAGTAAAGATCAACCCCAACCTCAGAGTGCACAAACTAACCGAATTTGAGGGTCTATTGCTGGCGGGTATTGAGCAGGCCATCGAGGCGTCCCGATCGCTTTTGGCCGCCAAAGCCAAAGAAAAGGGCATCGATATCGAGAAGTTCCGCTCCGGGGAGATCTGGGCTGCTCCAGAAAGCGAGGCAGGTGAGCCCTAA